In Zingiber officinale cultivar Zhangliang chromosome 3A, Zo_v1.1, whole genome shotgun sequence, the DNA window ataaattttGTTAAGATacaattatttttcattaatgagTTGAACCAATGAAATGAGTTGACGTGACAACAAATGGATAGAAAGATAGATTTGATATTAATGTCCAATAATAATGATAGAGTTGCTAATCTTAAAACCACATaacaactttattaaaattataaaatacgtgatagatttattaataattaacGAGGTatattgattaaaaaatattagataaaaataaaaaaggcgGTCTTTATTTTCCTTATCatctaaaattaataataattttgatcaaaattatacaAGTAGTTTGATCAAAATAACTTATAACAAATTTATTCAAAATAATTACATgtttaataattttgatcaaaattgctGCGTACAGAGTTAAAGTGATTTTGATGACTCAAGTAATTCTgagcaaatttaaaaaaaaaattaatataataaaattctatatttagtaaattttattataataatatagaATAAGGATATTTTAAAGATAAAAACTAAGATAAGAGACCATAACTAAAATATTGAACGCCCTtatgatttttatttaaaaatatttataaaataaaagtaaataaagaatcataattaaACTTCAAATAGATTAATAAACTACATCAGTCCACATAAACTGGACGATCAATTGGAcacttaattattaaataaataaatgagtTTAGTGAATCCACAGGGGTAGAGTGATAATTTTTAAAGTACGAGAGTCAAAAGGTGAAAAATCCACGGGAACGTTCTCGTTCTACGACGGAAAAGAAACCTCGCAGCCTTAAAATACGGACACTAAGCCTAACACCCACAGCCGCgcttcttcgtcttcttcttccatttcccTTGCGCTTCTGAGATCGCCACGCGGCCGGAGCATTCACTTCCGGCCCCTCCTACCCTTCCTTGGCAAGATCCACGGTAAGTCGACGAGAATCGAGATTTAGGTAAGATTTCCCTGTTTCCTTAATCGTGGCGCCTCGTTGTCTCCTTGTCTGCCATTCTTCTCCATCTTCCGTCCATGGCGTCTGTGAGAGTGAGAGTGAGAGGAGGGGGAACAAGCGTCTGCCCCTGTTTTGTTCCTGTCGTCATCTCTGTGACGTTATCTCGCAGGTGATGTTGGCGTGCATTGCTTGCAGCAAGCACGGGCTGGACGAGGGCGGAGATGACGCGGGGACCAGCTCAGCCGGCGGCAAAGACGCCGGCAAAAGCCTCACCTCCCAGGTTCACCTCTATCTCCTTTTCCCCCGCACAaaatcctttttttttgtttttgccaTAAATTTGAACCAGACGAAGGCgcgtgagagagagagagtgggAACTGGGAACAGAGCAGCTGCAAAAGCGACGACGACCATGCGACCATGGAACCAAGGCTGGCCGCGCAGGACAGATTGGACAGTACGTGGAGCAGAATGACAAGGTTGTGGGTGGGCAAGCCGGCGAGATTCACTGAGAGGTCCACGTCCCAGAACGGATAAAGCTCGGTCAAGGCAGAGGACGAGAGGAAGGTCCCATCTCGCTTTCTCTCCATGCCACAGCCCTTATTTGCGTGCGCACGGATCCagagaaggagagagagagagagattgaaGCTCTTGCTGCTCTTTTTAATGGCGGAGGCCTGGATTCGGGTCTTTTTAAAAAGGAGAGTTCTCTGGTGGAAAGAGATCGCTTGGCTGAAACAGGAATAAAGGAAAGCAGGGGCACCCTGTCGTGGTCCTCGATCGTCGATATTGTTTAGACTTTAGGGTTCTTGTCACAGCTTGCTTATGGAGCTCAATCGTGATTTTTGATATTCTTTACGCAGATTAAGGACATGGTGTTAAAGGTTTCTGGATCGTCGTCCCGGGGCAAGGATTCGCGCCGCCTCCGCAGCCGCCACTACTTCGACGACGAGGAGATGATCCCCGTAGCACGGGGCCACCACCTCCGCGGTGTCCTGCAGGCAGCCTGTTCGAGCTCGACGCCGGCGTGGGACGTGAGTTATGAGGAGGCGAGGAGCAGCGCCAGGTGGACCGGCGGCGTCGACGCGGTGGCGGCGGCGCTGGAGGACGTGGTGCTGGAGGACGAAGGGCGGCCCAAGGAGTGGGTGGCGCAGGTCGAGCCGGGGGTGCACATAACCTTCGTGTCGCTCCCCGGCGGCGCCGGCAATGATCTCAGGCGCATCCGATTCAGGTCTGAGCGGGTTCCATACTTCCGATCGCTGGACTCTGTTGTTAGCTCTGAGACAATGGCGAATTCTGTGTGTGTAGCCGGGAGATGTTCAACAAATGGCAAGCGCAGCGGTGGTGGGGAGAGAACTACGACCGGATCATGGAGCTCTACAACGTCCAGAGATTCAACTGCCAAGCTCTGTCTCCGCCTCCAAGATCCGACGACGACGGCGGCGAGGTTGAACAATATTCTCTCGTTCTCTATTGAATCTCAAAAACGCTAAACCTAACCGCTGGATTTTTCAGAGAGAGTCCTTCTATTCGAAGGTGGGTTCGACGCGAGAAAGCCCCGCCGCCACCAGATGCTCCAaccggccgccgccgccgccgccgatgAAAGGCGTCTGCTACCCCTTCGTGCCGGATCCATCCGAGCAATTCTTCCCACCCCACCTCCACTACGGTGCCGGATCCATGGACGCGTCGAGGACGACCACCTCGTCCAGGGACGAAGCCTCCATTTCCATCAGCAACGCCAGCGATCTGGAGACAACCGAGTGGGTGGAAGAAGACGAACCGGGCGTGTTTATCACCATCCGCGAGCTCGCTGACGGCACTCGAGACCTCCGGCGAGTCCGATTCAGGTAACCaaatggatcgatcgatcgatcactcaatcaaaaaccaagacaAATCACCACTTTCTA includes these proteins:
- the LOC122052227 gene encoding protein BREVIS RADIX-like isoform X2 — translated: MVLKVSGSSSRGKDSRRLRSRHYFDDEEMIPVARGHHLRGVLQAACSSSTPAWDVSYEEARSSARWTGGVDAVAAALEDVVLEDEGRPKEWVAQVEPGVHITFVSLPGGAGNDLRRIRFSREMFNKWQAQRWWGENYDRIMELYNVQRFNCQALSPPPRSDDDGGERESFYSKVGSTRESPAATRCSNRPPPPPPMKGVCYPFVPDPSEQFFPPHLHYGAGSMDASRTTTSSRDEASISISNASDLETTEWVEEDEPGVFITIRELADGTRDLRRVRFSREKFGEVHAKLWWEENRERIQTQYL
- the LOC122052227 gene encoding protein Brevis radix-like 1 isoform X1; translation: MLACIACSKHGLDEGGDDAGTSSAGGKDAGKSLTSQIKDMVLKVSGSSSRGKDSRRLRSRHYFDDEEMIPVARGHHLRGVLQAACSSSTPAWDVSYEEARSSARWTGGVDAVAAALEDVVLEDEGRPKEWVAQVEPGVHITFVSLPGGAGNDLRRIRFSREMFNKWQAQRWWGENYDRIMELYNVQRFNCQALSPPPRSDDDGGERESFYSKVGSTRESPAATRCSNRPPPPPPMKGVCYPFVPDPSEQFFPPHLHYGAGSMDASRTTTSSRDEASISISNASDLETTEWVEEDEPGVFITIRELADGTRDLRRVRFSREKFGEVHAKLWWEENRERIQTQYL